The proteins below come from a single Notamacropus eugenii isolate mMacEug1 chromosome 7, mMacEug1.pri_v2, whole genome shotgun sequence genomic window:
- the SAMD15 gene encoding sterile alpha motif domain-containing protein 15 isoform X1 → MERLPEDDSSKPGEDGDPETTGSEKKAGPEPPPERTRSEAETSEDTEAESQEQRRIPPDTGPKDFSQETTEEAPPEKAGSEIPEGTPAEAPQSTEGPTQEEPEKTEAETSLDAKVQSQEELQPGIPQDLTLQSTEEESFAKAEPEIPEETEAGISVSATVRSQEELKPEIPQKTNLEDLTQQGTEEESLERAELEIPKETEAETSLDAKVQSQEELQPGIPQDLTLQSTEEESLERAELEIPKETEAEASLDAKVQSQEELQPGIPQDLTLQSTEEESFAKAEPEILEETEAGISVSATVRSQEELKPEIPQKTNLEDLTQQGTEEESLERAELEIPKETEAETSLDAKVPSQEELKPEIPQETKPEDLTQQGTEEESLKRAELEIPKETEAETSLDGKVQSQEELQPGIPQDLTQQGTEEESLERAELEIPKDTEAETSLDAKVQSQEELQPGIHQETKLEDLTQQGTEEMSLERAELQIPTETESETSLGAKAQSQEELMPGIPQETKPEDLTQQGIEEKSPLKAEWEIPTSHSNEVELQKKLEPEIPQETQPEEEVKPEFPKEGRLEPSKYKHSIESTEVETESRVLDSATDVSSSESAIESSRELIRFQKAVRMPKTKTLKIAVPLTESKKEPFNGKKSKKVIKQVKKEVVVFETHPEPDIQEEPKKSENVETQPFYLTWSPEDVAEWISQLGFPQYKYIFQVTFLLY, encoded by the exons ATGGAGCGTCTGCCCGAGGATGATTCCTCCAAGCCTGGGGAGGATGGCGACCCGGAGACCACCGGCTCTGAGAAAAAAGCAGGCCCAGAGCCGCCTCCGGAGAGGACTAGATCTGAGGCGGAGACTTCTGAGGACACTGAAGCCGAGTCCCAGGAGCAGCGGCGGATCCCTCCAGACACCGGACCGAAGGACTTCTCTCAAGAGACCACCGAGGAAGCGCCTCCCGAAAAAGCAGGGTCAGAGATTCCCGAGGGCACCCCGGCAGAAGCTCCCCAGAGCACTGAAGGCCCGACCCAGGAGGAGcccgagaaaactgaggcagagacttCTCTGGATGCCAAAGTCCAGTCCCAGGAGGAGTTACAGCCAGGGATCCCTCAGGACTTAACTCTACAGAGCACTGAGGAAGAGTCATTTGCAAAGGCAGAGCCAGAGAttcctgaggaaactgaggcagggattTCTGTGAGTGCCACAGTCCGGTCCCAGGAGGAGTTAAAGCCTGAGATCCCTCAGAAAACTAATCTTGAGGACTTAACTCAACAGGGCACTGAGGAAGAATCCCTTGAAAGGGCAGAGTTAGAGAttcctaaggaaactgaggcagagacttCTCTGGATGCCAAAGTCCAGTCCCAGGAAGAGTTACAGCCAGGGATCCCTCAGGACTTAACTCTACAGAGCACTGAGGAAGAGTCCCTTGAAAGGGCAGAGTTAGAGATtcctaaggaaactgaagcagaggctTCTCTGGATGCCAAAGTCCAGTCCCAGGAGGAGTTACAGCCAGGGATCCCTCAGGACTTAACTCTACAGAGCACTGAGGAAGAGTCATTTGCAAAGGCAGAGCCAGAGattcttgaggaaactgaggcagggattTCTGTGAGTGCCACAGTCCGGTCCCAGGAGGAGTTAAAGCCTGAGATCCCTCAGAAAACTAATCTTGAGGACTTAACTCAACAGGGCACTGAGGAAGAATCCCTTGAAAGGGCAGAGTTAGAAAttcctaaggaaactgaggcagagacttCTCTGGATGCCAAAGTCCCATCCCAGGAGGAGTTAAAGCCAGAGATCCCTCAGGAAACTAAGCCTGAGGACTTAACTCAACAGGGCACTGAAGAAGAGTCCCTTAAAAGGGCAGAGTTAGAGAttcctaaggaaactgaggcagagacttCTCTGGATGGCAAAGTCCAGTCCCAAGAAGAGTTACAGCCAGGGATCCCTCAGGACTTAACTCAACAGGGCACTGAAGAAGAGTCCCTTGAAAGGGCAGAGTTAGAGATTCCTAAAGACACTGAGGCAGAGACTTCACTGGATGCCAAAGTTCAGTCCCAGGAGGAGTTACAGCCAGGGATCCATCAGGAAACTAAGCTTGAGGACTTAACTCAACAGGGCACTGAGGAAATGTCCCTTGAAAGGGCAGAATTACAGATTCCTACGGAAACTGAATCAGAGACTTCTCTGGGTGCTAAAGCCCAGTCCCAGGAGGAGTTAATGCCAGGGATCCCTCAGGAAACTAAGCCTGAGGACTTAACTCAACAGGGCATTGAGGAAAAGTCCCCTTTGAAGGCAGAGTGGGAGATTCCTACTTCTCACAGCAATGAAGTTGAGCTGCAGAAGAAATTAGAACCAGAGATCCCTCAGGAAACTCAGCCCGAGGAAGAAGTGAAACCTGAATTTCCCAAGGAAGGCAGACTGGAGCCAAGCAAATATAAGCATTCCATTGAAAGCACTGAGGTTGAGACAGAATCCAGGGTTTTGGATTCTGCCACAGATGTGTCCTCCTCAGAAAGTGCCATAGAGTCCTCTAGAGAACTCATCAGATTTCAAAAGGCTGTTAGGATGCCCAAAACCAAGACCTTAAAAATTGCGGTGCCCTTGACTGAGAGTAAGAAAGAACCttttaatggaaagaaatctAAAAAAGTCATTAAGCAAGTAAAGAAAGAAGTAGTTGTGTTTGAAACCCATCCTGAACCTGACAtccaagaagaaccaaaaaaatcggAAAATGTTGAGACACAACCTTTTTACCTCACATGGAGCCCAGAAGATGTTGCAGAGTGGATTAGTCAACTAGGGTTTCCCCAATATAAG TACATCTTTCAAGTGACATTCTTGTTGTACTGA